One part of the Mariniblastus fucicola genome encodes these proteins:
- a CDS encoding DUF6079 family protein, whose amino-acid sequence MTLLNELIEIPEQLDESQFVIKLTEGVSDGKETVDNYVVTKDIAARFEEALGYIKMSMDDGKSRACYLHGSFGSGKSHFMAILHLLLTGDTHARGINELAGTITKHCTWMDGKKFLLVPYHMIGSNSSETGILGGYAKYISKIHPEAPIPGVYRAQDMFADAIKLRDKIGEVPFYKGINDGVSAGGGFGNVTRTWDNDRLEKAMLLKEGEEERSLLISALSKAYFSSYGVQVENETKKFVDLEDGLAIMCQHAKSLKYDGVILFLDELILWLSGKANNLDFITQECAKLVQLVETENLGERPIPLISFIARQRDLNELVGENVPGAAKYNYNTLLNHNSQRFHTITLPDSNLPAIAERRVLSCKNASAQKELHASFEKLAEDGKNKHAVEALMTGGYDKGMFRKIYPFSPALVQTLIAVSSLLQRERTALKVMKHLLVEKRGELKVGDLIPVGDLFDMVAYGEGGFSTEMKEHFENAKKLYSRKLLPELEKKHKITLEQYKELPVDDPARRRFQNDDRLAKTLLLSALVPDVEALRGLTARRLAYLNHGTIKVVNPGEEGAMVLQKIRDWAKMIGAIKIGDGADPMITVQLSSVDTDSIIAKAERVDNNGNRQRLVRQTLTELLNLGEENTLQRCHFYDWKWKNTDRECIVVFQNVWELSMSDIRNEDDRWKIIIDYPFDHSDRGPMDDISKLNEFREANKEGTKTIAWLPSFFSDEASRDLGLLVRLNHILSGDQFDNYVGHLSMQDRPAARASLDSQRNVLKERLRGHLEAVYGLATNAESLHPTHHLNQGEQFASLTNGLNVRPPAKPNFQEALEQILDQALCHEFPGAPEFEAPVTSGAANKVFDYVSRACQTKDNRVEVEQRDRPLVRGIVNPLNLGQLGHDRTHLVVGDEWKNHFIKKASADGGELTVEKLKAWIDEPQKKGLPKYLNNLLVIAYALQSDQAFYQHGSVYSEPSLKDLPNCELRPEAKPAADKWLSSRDLASFIFGVTASELNSAANAAKLAEEVKKVVSENAANVESYRTQVSSALTKLGVGPDQSKRMQTANACVSLFSQIQSNSSGNDIVNAIADFSIPTTKEAMGECCKGGGGLADFLKGFEFGWFENIKALAGNKKTEADNVLAEVKLALSEDEHVKPLRSTFEAAESTAVRLLRPDDPAPQPEPGPEPQPPAPPGVQIVDRGNSSRIDVAEVETLLGSLKSNLKPNQKIKLDVSWTIEEESGE is encoded by the coding sequence ATGACACTACTCAACGAACTCATCGAAATTCCGGAACAGCTGGACGAAAGCCAATTCGTCATCAAGCTAACCGAAGGCGTCTCCGACGGAAAAGAAACTGTCGACAACTACGTCGTCACCAAAGACATCGCAGCACGTTTTGAAGAAGCTCTGGGCTATATCAAGATGTCGATGGATGATGGGAAAAGCCGGGCCTGTTATCTACACGGTAGTTTTGGCAGCGGTAAAAGTCACTTCATGGCGATCTTGCACCTGCTGCTGACGGGTGACACTCACGCTCGTGGCATCAACGAGCTGGCAGGTACGATCACCAAGCATTGCACTTGGATGGACGGCAAGAAATTCTTGCTGGTTCCGTATCACATGATCGGCAGTAACTCCAGTGAAACGGGAATTCTGGGCGGCTACGCCAAGTACATCAGCAAGATCCATCCCGAGGCTCCGATCCCCGGGGTCTATCGCGCGCAAGACATGTTTGCCGATGCGATCAAGCTACGAGACAAAATTGGAGAGGTGCCTTTTTATAAAGGAATCAATGACGGTGTTTCTGCTGGCGGCGGTTTCGGGAATGTTACTAGAACATGGGACAATGATCGTTTGGAGAAAGCGATGTTGCTCAAAGAAGGCGAAGAAGAGCGCAGCCTTTTAATCTCGGCCTTGAGCAAAGCTTATTTTTCATCGTACGGTGTTCAGGTCGAAAATGAAACTAAGAAATTCGTTGATTTGGAAGACGGCTTGGCGATCATGTGCCAACACGCCAAATCGTTGAAGTACGATGGCGTCATCTTGTTCTTGGACGAACTAATTTTATGGCTGTCTGGTAAAGCAAACAATCTTGATTTCATTACTCAAGAATGTGCCAAATTAGTTCAGCTAGTCGAAACGGAGAACCTCGGCGAACGCCCGATTCCGTTGATCAGTTTTATCGCACGACAACGTGACTTGAACGAGTTGGTGGGTGAAAACGTTCCCGGTGCAGCGAAGTACAACTACAACACATTGCTTAACCACAACTCCCAACGCTTTCATACGATCACATTGCCCGATAGCAACCTGCCTGCAATCGCCGAACGCCGAGTGCTGTCTTGCAAGAACGCCAGCGCGCAAAAGGAGCTGCATGCTTCGTTTGAGAAACTTGCGGAAGACGGCAAGAACAAACATGCCGTCGAGGCGTTGATGACGGGCGGCTACGACAAAGGAATGTTCCGCAAAATCTATCCGTTCAGCCCGGCACTCGTTCAGACTCTCATTGCCGTTTCCAGTTTGCTGCAACGTGAGCGAACTGCGCTCAAGGTTATGAAGCATTTGCTGGTTGAAAAACGTGGTGAACTAAAAGTTGGTGACTTGATTCCGGTAGGCGACCTGTTTGATATGGTCGCTTATGGCGAAGGTGGCTTCAGTACCGAAATGAAAGAGCACTTTGAAAACGCAAAGAAATTATACAGCCGCAAGCTGCTTCCAGAGTTGGAAAAGAAACACAAGATAACACTGGAGCAGTACAAAGAGCTGCCCGTCGATGATCCGGCTCGGCGGCGATTTCAAAACGATGACCGGTTGGCGAAGACGTTGCTTCTATCAGCGTTGGTGCCGGATGTAGAAGCTCTTCGCGGGCTCACTGCACGCCGACTTGCCTATCTGAACCATGGCACCATCAAGGTCGTCAATCCAGGCGAAGAAGGGGCAATGGTCCTCCAGAAGATTCGCGATTGGGCCAAGATGATCGGTGCGATCAAGATTGGAGACGGTGCCGATCCGATGATTACCGTACAGCTTTCCAGCGTCGATACCGATTCAATCATCGCCAAGGCCGAACGTGTCGACAACAACGGTAATCGTCAACGCTTGGTCCGACAAACGTTGACGGAACTGCTGAATCTAGGTGAAGAAAACACGCTTCAGCGTTGCCATTTCTATGACTGGAAATGGAAGAACACCGACCGCGAGTGCATTGTTGTTTTCCAGAATGTCTGGGAACTGTCGATGTCAGACATTCGCAACGAAGACGATCGCTGGAAAATCATCATCGACTACCCGTTCGACCATTCCGATCGCGGGCCGATGGACGACATCAGCAAGCTGAATGAGTTTCGAGAGGCAAACAAAGAGGGAACCAAAACCATCGCATGGTTGCCTTCCTTCTTCAGTGATGAGGCAAGCCGTGACTTGGGTTTGCTTGTTCGGCTGAATCACATCCTGTCCGGCGATCAGTTCGACAATTACGTGGGGCATCTTTCCATGCAAGACCGACCGGCCGCCCGGGCCAGTTTGGACAGCCAACGGAATGTGCTCAAAGAGCGTTTGCGGGGGCACTTGGAAGCCGTTTACGGTCTGGCAACGAACGCCGAATCACTTCACCCGACCCATCACCTGAACCAAGGCGAACAGTTTGCATCGCTCACCAATGGTCTAAACGTACGCCCACCGGCCAAGCCGAATTTCCAAGAAGCCCTTGAGCAGATTTTGGATCAAGCACTCTGTCATGAATTCCCCGGCGCTCCGGAGTTCGAAGCACCCGTCACATCGGGAGCTGCCAACAAAGTTTTCGACTACGTCTCGCGGGCTTGCCAGACCAAAGACAACCGAGTCGAAGTTGAGCAACGCGACCGACCGCTGGTTCGTGGAATCGTCAATCCGCTGAATCTTGGACAGCTCGGTCACGACCGTACCCATTTGGTCGTTGGCGACGAATGGAAAAATCACTTTATCAAAAAAGCATCAGCCGATGGTGGCGAACTGACCGTTGAGAAACTGAAGGCGTGGATTGATGAACCGCAAAAGAAGGGCCTGCCAAAGTATCTGAACAATCTGTTGGTCATTGCCTATGCACTGCAATCCGACCAAGCGTTCTATCAGCACGGCAGCGTCTACTCCGAACCGTCGTTAAAAGACCTGCCGAACTGTGAGCTTCGCCCCGAGGCAAAACCGGCGGCCGATAAATGGCTATCGTCACGGGACCTTGCGTCCTTCATTTTTGGCGTCACGGCGTCCGAGCTGAACAGTGCTGCCAACGCAGCCAAACTGGCTGAAGAGGTCAAGAAAGTCGTCAGTGAAAATGCGGCAAATGTTGAGTCTTATCGGACTCAGGTTTCATCGGCCCTTACCAAACTGGGAGTCGGTCCCGATCAATCGAAACGAATGCAGACCGCCAACGCGTGCGTTTCGTTGTTTTCGCAAATTCAATCCAACAGCTCAGGCAATGACATTGTCAACGCGATTGCTGACTTCTCCATTCCAACCACTAAGGAAGCAATGGGAGAGTGTTGTAAAGGCGGCGGCGGTTTGGCTGATTTCCTGAAAGGTTTTGAGTTTGGCTGGTTTGAAAATATCAAAGCGTTAGCTGGAAACAAAAAAACCGAAGCTGACAATGTTCTTGCTGAGGTCAAACTCGCTTTATCGGAAGACGAGCATGTAAAACCGCTTCGTTCCACGTTTGAAGCCGCTGAATCGACGGCTGTCAGATTGTTGCGTCCAGACGATCCAGCGCCGCAACCAGAGCCCGGACCTGAACCGCAACCACCCGCCCCGCCCGGCGTGCAGATCGTTGATCGAGGCAACAGCAGTCGCATCGACGTTGCCGAGGTCGAAACGCTTCTCGGTTCGTTGAAGTCCAATCTGAAACCGAACCAAAAAATCAAGCTCGACGTCTCTTGGACCATCGAAGAAGAGTCGGGAGAGTAA
- the pglZ gene encoding BREX-2 system phosphatase PglZ translates to MSDLKRSHLIAGVSSLPQKKLQRVVGVRSSISWSGDIESEVNGIRYCIRQCDSPLAVREFIRSAVDGAINIAVTNMDEETIGMDAMLRMASTRLLTIDRWQLVKDRFHARSIDPRITKHDWLADLMLDIPRVQPVAGGFLDAETVWPITLQSALGMNAETLDLHNILSWSRNPEYVQRWKQMPDEFKSTATEWMSATAGKTAQLVLACVEKNNMPDALPIGLVLDVLLNSEHKHEMANHLIRLEERMLGVSNPSQEHLNQWAAASKDLVRFQMEASTSELKQVLSRADAILKELGADKMCFLSDVSPIGFHQRLTNFGIALSTQLGTSDFAISEMLKDRYRRIFDHMKAPMEPLRLERIKMAIRLLRWLGSQHQQTVSFDALDQAIDYQLGEASFVDWARLKINAVEPSQELSAAFEKLFTKVADLRHTQAERFAGLFQDSIRLNSNSDQFSGVETLLKDVVAPLAEDRPILLVVLDGMSTAVFRELMQDIVHRDWYWLFREGRGKVDGALAAVPSETKRSRCSLLAGRFLIGNKDVESREFPKHPELLRCCKSDHPPEIFHKSDIAPGDESDLSTNVRASIQDANKQVVAVVVNAIDDHLGKSQQLETIWSRDAIKVLPLLLHEAKTSERLVVLVSDHGHIIETGTEYKAHDGGGERWRPDDGKPGDQELRLEGQRVVTDGQPVIVPWSERIRYTRGKNNGYHGGINPQEIVFPVAVLSPTEDFPAGMTEYTLEDPAWWDEQYFHPPQADDNDQAEREIPTGLLFDIYGPDPDGNTEEPVKTELAEAPAVPGALDSMAEQRAEIQTPQWLKNLLDSTLFESQMEFGKRNRLTPEKIRDVLVELERGGGKTTSNALARAVNQPPIRMRGFITSIMRVLNIEAYEILRMDEASGTIELNKPLLLRQFEIEE, encoded by the coding sequence ATGAGTGACCTCAAACGATCACATTTGATTGCCGGAGTATCATCGTTGCCGCAGAAGAAGCTGCAACGCGTGGTCGGCGTACGCTCCTCCATCAGTTGGAGCGGCGACATTGAAAGCGAAGTCAATGGAATCCGATACTGCATCCGACAATGCGATTCGCCCTTAGCGGTTCGTGAGTTCATCCGCTCTGCCGTCGACGGGGCCATCAATATCGCCGTCACCAACATGGACGAAGAAACCATCGGCATGGACGCGATGTTGCGAATGGCCAGTACTCGCCTGCTAACCATCGACCGTTGGCAACTGGTCAAAGACCGCTTCCACGCCCGTTCGATTGATCCGCGAATCACCAAACACGATTGGTTGGCCGACCTGATGTTGGACATTCCCCGAGTCCAACCCGTCGCGGGCGGGTTTTTGGATGCGGAAACCGTCTGGCCCATCACGTTGCAATCCGCCCTTGGCATGAATGCCGAAACTCTGGACCTGCACAACATTCTTAGCTGGTCGCGAAACCCAGAATACGTCCAGCGATGGAAACAGATGCCGGATGAATTCAAATCTACGGCAACCGAGTGGATGTCGGCAACGGCAGGAAAAACCGCTCAGTTGGTTCTTGCATGCGTGGAAAAGAACAACATGCCCGATGCACTACCCATCGGATTGGTGTTGGATGTGTTACTGAATTCAGAACACAAACACGAGATGGCCAATCACCTGATTCGTTTGGAAGAACGGATGCTGGGTGTTTCCAATCCCTCGCAAGAACACCTGAACCAGTGGGCGGCCGCCTCCAAAGACCTTGTCCGATTCCAAATGGAAGCCAGCACTTCCGAGCTGAAGCAAGTCCTCAGTCGGGCCGATGCAATCTTGAAGGAGCTTGGAGCGGACAAGATGTGCTTCCTCAGCGATGTTTCGCCGATCGGATTCCATCAGCGACTGACCAACTTTGGCATCGCCCTTTCCACGCAACTTGGGACAAGCGACTTTGCCATTTCCGAGATGCTCAAAGACCGCTACCGGCGGATCTTTGACCACATGAAAGCACCGATGGAGCCACTAAGGTTGGAACGCATCAAGATGGCGATCCGACTGCTTCGTTGGCTTGGCAGTCAGCACCAACAAACGGTCTCCTTTGACGCTCTCGATCAAGCGATTGACTACCAACTGGGCGAAGCCAGTTTTGTCGACTGGGCTCGACTGAAGATTAACGCAGTCGAGCCTTCTCAGGAGTTATCAGCCGCATTTGAAAAGCTGTTCACGAAAGTCGCCGATCTTCGCCACACTCAGGCCGAACGTTTCGCCGGTCTGTTTCAGGATTCCATTCGCCTCAACAGCAACTCTGACCAGTTCTCTGGCGTCGAGACCTTACTGAAAGATGTTGTCGCACCGCTGGCGGAGGATCGCCCAATTCTGTTGGTCGTACTCGACGGAATGAGCACCGCCGTCTTCCGGGAGCTGATGCAGGACATCGTGCATCGAGACTGGTACTGGCTGTTCCGTGAAGGCCGGGGCAAAGTCGACGGAGCATTGGCAGCAGTTCCCAGTGAAACCAAACGTTCTCGTTGCAGTTTGCTGGCCGGTCGTTTCCTGATCGGCAACAAAGACGTTGAGTCTCGCGAGTTCCCCAAGCATCCCGAATTGCTTCGTTGCTGCAAATCGGACCATCCTCCTGAAATCTTCCACAAATCCGACATCGCACCGGGCGATGAAAGCGACCTGTCCACCAACGTTCGGGCTTCGATTCAAGACGCCAACAAACAAGTCGTAGCCGTGGTCGTCAACGCGATCGACGACCATCTGGGCAAGAGCCAGCAATTGGAAACGATCTGGTCACGCGATGCGATCAAAGTCCTGCCATTGTTGCTTCACGAGGCCAAGACTTCCGAGCGTCTGGTCGTTTTGGTTAGCGATCACGGGCACATCATCGAAACGGGCACGGAGTACAAAGCCCACGATGGCGGCGGAGAGCGCTGGCGTCCTGATGACGGCAAACCCGGCGACCAAGAATTGCGATTGGAAGGACAGCGTGTCGTTACTGATGGCCAACCGGTGATCGTTCCTTGGTCAGAGCGTATTCGCTACACACGTGGGAAGAACAACGGTTACCACGGCGGCATCAATCCACAGGAGATCGTGTTCCCCGTTGCCGTTTTATCTCCCACAGAAGACTTTCCGGCTGGCATGACCGAATACACGCTGGAAGATCCGGCTTGGTGGGACGAGCAATACTTCCATCCACCGCAGGCGGATGACAACGATCAGGCTGAGCGAGAAATCCCCACGGGATTGCTATTCGACATCTACGGCCCCGACCCCGATGGCAACACCGAAGAGCCCGTGAAAACAGAATTGGCCGAAGCCCCCGCCGTTCCGGGAGCACTCGATTCGATGGCGGAACAACGAGCCGAAATCCAAACGCCACAATGGCTGAAAAATCTGCTCGATTCCACCCTGTTTGAATCGCAGATGGAGTTTGGCAAGCGTAACCGTTTAACCCCGGAAAAGATCCGCGACGTGCTGGTTGAATTGGAACGTGGTGGCGGCAAGACAACATCCAACGCTCTCGCCCGAGCCGTAAATCAACCTCCGATCCGCATGCGTGGATTCATTACCAGCATCATGCGTGTCTTGAACATCGAAGCCTACGAGATTCTCCGTATGGATGAAGCTTCCGGCACGATCGAATTGAACAAGCCCCTGTTGTTACGTCAGTTCGAGATTGAGGAATGA
- the pglX gene encoding BREX-2 system adenine-specific DNA-methyltransferase PglX has translation MINRETLLSDLQDLVQKLELDLIARSDEDSVPEVRDALNAEFKKATEAERTALSKEKWLTDYAVQMAAAWVLNCVFVRFLEDNQLIQPPRLSGPGDALQYAKDQHQVFISQHPDDSLREYLLGIFQEMEQLPGCADLFGKHNLVMQLPNWLSGDAAGLVYKFFQEINSDDGLLVHDFTDPEWDTRFLGDLYQDLSVHARKKYALLQTPDFVEEFILDRTLEPALDEFGLEAEPVKNKQGDEITSKGFRMIDPACGSGHFLLGSFPRILKRWQTKEPSTNIRELVQRTLDSIHGVDINPFAIAIARFRLLLVSLKASEFSKLADAPAFTMHLACGDSLYHGVGRQQVMEFTDEAHYFRTEDSAALKRILKNQTFHTVVANPPYITPKDRAANAVYRELYSTCHRKYALSVPFMQKIFQLAVSGEIAQGSGYTGQITANSFIKREFGKKLIENFLSTVDLFAVVDTSNAFIPGHATPTVIVFGRNRAPVSPDVRVVTGKAGESCTPVDPSKGPVWLAIVNALDAAGTENRIVSSKDISRETLKKHPWSLGGAAVSALKEKVEANASGTLVDEIDDIGVFGITAADEVMLAPPSAFSRWRIPSKYSRRLVVGDEVRDWTCADGAHVWFPYENEQLVKLDIHSNEYRWMWPFRASLWSRQTFAKKTYQEEGRTWWEWHQVTLHRLKLPLTITFPFVASHNHFKLDDSGCVFNRSVPIIKLDPKNTLDDYYAILGFLNSSIACFWLKQVSQRKQMSGGESIRIQDLSKVPFEYSTTQVKKIPIPTGFRNPELREQLIAVAKQLHLLGETLEQISPSKVIANALNNKIPVKEIWSKAIEEKRSARSAMILLQEELDFIAYRMFEVCEATLLGANVGTGTIDAGQRPFEQSFSTHPEGYEIRQIESDERVENLWKLRASEIDSSELLGAVEVPDYKRRWIGRQGKYNHTQRADPLKQSCESWMLDRLESYFDFDGRMKASVEDETQSREDERKESTSADAAPLQEIALYSVKKLADTAAADPQFMEIGEVYTDDSAFDVFALVDKLVKEEHVPLLPVLRYTDYGLRKRAEWEQVWQLQRLEDELRDGKPFSDPRVAALAKDCQISEEQQKKIEAWHAKTKPEQRTDTREPIARELDAILKIPVPPKYKGSGRDKDFHTRGGVKYWKLRGKLDVPKERWVSFPHCEGSDGSLMIAWAGYDHLQLARAISAHYVDVKNNLGGSDDPRLVPLLAGIMELLPWLHQWHSELDPEFDMRMNEYYDDTFVESNANELGKSREEIKNWKPT, from the coding sequence GTGATTAATCGCGAAACACTCCTCAGCGACCTGCAAGACCTTGTTCAGAAACTTGAGCTGGATCTGATTGCTCGTTCCGACGAAGACAGTGTGCCGGAGGTACGTGATGCGTTGAACGCAGAATTCAAAAAAGCGACCGAGGCGGAGCGGACGGCACTCTCCAAAGAGAAATGGCTGACCGACTACGCCGTGCAGATGGCGGCGGCGTGGGTGTTGAACTGCGTCTTTGTGCGCTTCCTCGAAGACAACCAACTGATCCAGCCGCCACGCCTGTCCGGGCCGGGCGATGCACTGCAATATGCCAAAGACCAACATCAGGTCTTCATCAGCCAGCATCCTGACGATTCGTTGCGTGAGTATTTGTTGGGCATCTTTCAAGAGATGGAACAGCTTCCCGGCTGTGCCGATCTGTTTGGCAAACACAATCTGGTCATGCAGTTGCCGAACTGGTTAAGCGGTGATGCGGCCGGTTTGGTTTACAAGTTCTTTCAGGAGATCAACTCCGACGATGGCTTGTTGGTTCATGACTTTACGGATCCTGAGTGGGACACGCGATTCCTTGGCGATCTGTATCAGGATCTATCAGTACATGCGAGGAAGAAGTACGCGTTGTTGCAGACGCCTGATTTCGTTGAGGAATTTATTCTCGACCGGACGCTGGAGCCAGCTCTTGATGAATTTGGGTTAGAGGCCGAGCCGGTCAAAAACAAGCAGGGCGATGAGATCACCAGCAAAGGCTTCCGGATGATCGACCCCGCCTGCGGCAGCGGTCACTTTTTGCTGGGATCGTTTCCACGAATTCTGAAACGATGGCAAACGAAAGAGCCGAGCACCAACATTCGTGAACTGGTCCAGCGAACGCTGGATTCAATACACGGTGTTGATATTAACCCGTTTGCGATCGCGATTGCGAGGTTTCGTTTGTTGCTGGTTTCATTGAAAGCATCTGAGTTCAGCAAGCTAGCGGACGCTCCAGCGTTCACAATGCATCTTGCGTGTGGAGACTCGCTGTATCACGGCGTGGGCCGACAGCAAGTTATGGAATTCACTGATGAAGCTCACTATTTCCGCACCGAAGACTCAGCTGCACTAAAACGAATTTTAAAGAACCAGACATTTCACACTGTTGTAGCTAATCCTCCCTACATCACGCCAAAAGATCGTGCGGCAAACGCCGTCTACCGTGAACTGTACAGCACATGCCACAGGAAATACGCTCTTTCCGTACCGTTCATGCAGAAGATTTTTCAGTTGGCAGTTTCGGGCGAAATTGCCCAAGGCAGCGGATACACCGGACAGATTACTGCCAACAGTTTTATCAAACGTGAGTTCGGGAAAAAGCTAATTGAGAATTTCCTTTCAACCGTTGATTTGTTTGCAGTTGTTGACACTAGCAACGCATTCATCCCGGGCCACGCTACCCCAACTGTAATCGTGTTTGGAAGAAATCGCGCACCTGTCTCTCCAGACGTCCGCGTGGTTACCGGAAAGGCCGGTGAATCATGTACGCCTGTTGATCCAAGTAAGGGCCCTGTTTGGTTGGCCATTGTAAATGCACTTGACGCGGCGGGGACAGAAAATCGCATTGTGAGCTCGAAAGACATTTCGAGAGAGACTTTGAAAAAACATCCATGGTCGCTTGGAGGAGCTGCGGTTTCAGCTCTGAAAGAAAAGGTCGAAGCTAATGCATCAGGAACACTGGTCGACGAAATTGACGACATTGGGGTTTTTGGAATCACTGCTGCGGATGAAGTAATGTTGGCTCCTCCATCGGCCTTTAGCCGTTGGAGAATACCTTCGAAATATAGTCGACGCTTAGTTGTCGGTGATGAGGTTCGTGATTGGACTTGTGCAGATGGAGCTCACGTTTGGTTTCCCTACGAAAACGAACAACTTGTGAAGCTTGACATCCACTCAAATGAATATCGGTGGATGTGGCCATTTCGCGCCTCGCTGTGGAGCCGTCAAACATTTGCGAAAAAGACCTATCAAGAAGAAGGACGGACTTGGTGGGAATGGCATCAGGTTACATTGCACAGACTGAAACTACCGTTAACGATCACATTCCCGTTTGTCGCATCACATAATCATTTCAAGCTTGACGATAGTGGCTGTGTTTTCAACAGGTCTGTACCAATCATCAAGCTTGATCCAAAAAACACATTGGATGATTACTATGCAATCTTAGGATTTCTGAATAGCTCCATCGCTTGTTTTTGGCTGAAGCAAGTAAGCCAAAGAAAGCAAATGAGCGGTGGCGAAAGTATCCGAATCCAAGACCTCTCTAAAGTTCCATTTGAGTACTCAACCACACAAGTCAAAAAAATTCCGATTCCAACTGGCTTTAGGAACCCGGAACTTCGTGAGCAACTGATAGCGGTAGCTAAACAACTTCACTTGTTGGGTGAGACTTTGGAACAAATTAGTCCCAGCAAGGTCATCGCAAATGCGCTGAACAACAAGATTCCAGTCAAAGAAATTTGGTCTAAAGCTATCGAAGAAAAAAGATCTGCCAGATCAGCAATGATTTTATTGCAGGAGGAGTTGGACTTTATTGCCTATCGAATGTTTGAAGTTTGCGAAGCCACTCTTCTAGGTGCAAATGTTGGAACTGGTACGATTGATGCGGGCCAAAGACCTTTTGAGCAGAGTTTTAGCACCCATCCTGAAGGATATGAAATCCGTCAAATTGAATCGGATGAAAGAGTCGAGAATCTATGGAAACTGCGTGCCAGCGAAATCGACTCTTCAGAGCTACTCGGGGCAGTTGAAGTCCCGGACTACAAAAGACGCTGGATTGGGCGTCAGGGAAAATACAATCACACACAAAGAGCAGACCCATTGAAGCAATCCTGCGAGAGCTGGATGCTCGATCGGTTGGAAAGCTATTTTGATTTCGACGGCCGAATGAAGGCATCCGTTGAGGATGAAACGCAAAGCCGCGAAGACGAAAGGAAGGAAAGCACCTCAGCTGACGCTGCACCGCTACAGGAGATTGCCCTTTATTCGGTGAAGAAGCTTGCCGATACCGCGGCGGCAGATCCGCAGTTCATGGAAATCGGTGAGGTCTACACCGATGACAGTGCGTTTGATGTGTTTGCTTTGGTTGACAAACTGGTCAAAGAAGAACACGTCCCACTTCTACCCGTCCTGCGATACACCGATTACGGGCTTCGCAAACGCGCCGAATGGGAACAGGTCTGGCAATTGCAACGACTGGAGGACGAACTCCGCGATGGCAAACCGTTCTCCGATCCACGTGTTGCAGCATTGGCCAAAGATTGCCAGATTAGCGAAGAACAACAAAAGAAGATCGAAGCGTGGCACGCTAAGACCAAACCCGAACAACGCACCGACACCCGTGAACCGATCGCTCGCGAACTGGATGCGATTTTGAAGATCCCTGTTCCTCCCAAATACAAAGGCAGCGGACGCGACAAAGATTTCCACACTCGCGGCGGCGTCAAGTATTGGAAGCTTCGCGGCAAACTGGATGTTCCCAAGGAACGCTGGGTCAGCTTTCCTCATTGCGAAGGGAGCGATGGAAGTCTAATGATCGCTTGGGCCGGATACGATCATTTGCAACTGGCCCGCGCCATCAGTGCTCACTATGTCGATGTCAAGAATAACCTTGGCGGAAGTGACGATCCGAGGTTGGTACCATTGTTGGCCGGTATCATGGAGCTGTTGCCGTGGTTGCATCAGTGGCATAGCGAGCTTGATCCCGAGTTCGATATGCGGATGAACGAGTATTACGACGATACGTTCGTGGAATCGAACGCGAATGAATTGGGTAAATCACGCGAAGAAATTAAGAATTGGAAACCAACGTAG